Proteins encoded within one genomic window of Diceros bicornis minor isolate mBicDic1 chromosome X, mDicBic1.mat.cur, whole genome shotgun sequence:
- the RAI2 gene encoding retinoic acid-induced protein 2, whose translation MDDLQSQNLSMDMTDSSPALANNRLENGMAQLITTEAWNINSTDLVKKALVTVPAPSILNPPAESQSGMALKVAATVLQPLCLGESPVVMPIHMQVEGSSAPELNPNGNATYVMTTQGPVQLPVVLEQHVFQHLNSPLVLPQEAPCSSSAIHNNLFQGAEDPEAQPQLLDLRIPSQPQEPTLPFEAVLQNLFPSQGALGPPPCQPPPGYAPVPPQPFNSPLSPLVPPATLLVPYPVIVPLPVPVPIPIPIPVPQSSESKFSPSFPKPPSSFGLHPFKGTQTPLEKEELKPFDILQPREYFQLSRHTVIKMGSENEALDLSMKSVPWLKTGEVSPPICQEDAALDLSLAAHRKSEPPAETLYDSSGSVDSLGHAVMEKLASGMEMPFAPATPHEATAMMDSHISSSDAAEPLSQASQPSSEVKAENNIEIVSESQAAKVIVSVEDAVPTIFCGKIKGLSGVSTKNFSFKREDSVLQGYDINSQGEDAMGNMESLRKPVKHRSIKLKKVTSQEIHMLPIKKQRLATFFPRK comes from the coding sequence GACCGACTCCTCTCCTGCCCTGGCCAATAACAGACTGGAGAATGGCATGGCCCAGCTGATCACCACTGAGGCCTGGAACATCAATTCCACCGACCTGGTAAAGAAGGCCCTGGTGACCGTGCCGGCCCCATCCATCCTGAACCCCCCAGCCGAGTCCCAGAGTGGCATGGCTCTGAAGGTGGCGGCCACCGTGCTGCAGCCCCTGTGCCTCGGGGAGAGCCCAGTGGTGATGCCCATTCACATGCAGGTGGAGGGAAGCTCCGCACCCGAGCTCAACCCTAACGGCAATGCCACCTACGTCATGACCACGCAGGGCCCTGTGCAGCTGCCCGTGGTGCTGGAACAGCACGTCTTCCAGCACCTCAACTCCCCTCTGGTCCTGCCGCAGGAGGCCCCATGCTCCTCCAGTGCCATCCACAACAACCTCTTCCAGGGAGCCGAGGACCCCGAGGCCCAGCCCCAGCTCCTGGACCTGCGGATCCCTAGCCAGCCTCAGGAGCCCACGTTGCCATTTGAAGCTGTGCTCCAGAATTTGTTTCCCTCCCAGGGTGCTCTCGGCCCCCCACCCTGTCAGCCTCCTCCTGGATATGCCCCTGTGCCCCCCCAGCCCTTTAACTCCCCCTTGTCCCCCCTGGTCCCGCCGGCCACCCTCTTGGTGCCCTACCCTGTGATCGTCCCCTTGCCTGTTCCGGTTCCCATTCCCATCCCCATCCCGGTGCCTCAGAGTTCTGAATCCAAGTTCAGCCCCAGCTtccccaagccaccatcatccttTGGCCTGCACCCCTTTAAAGGCACCCAGACCCCTCTGGAGAAGGAGGAACTGAAGCCCTTCGACATCCTCCAGCCAAGGGAGTACTTCCAGCTCAGCCGCCACACAGTCATCAAGATGGGGAGTGAGAACGAGGCCCTGGATCTCTCCATGAAGTCAGTACCCTGGCTCAAGACTGGCGAAGTCAGTCCCCCGATCTGCCAGGAAGATGCAGCCCTAGACCTGTCGCTGGCAGCCCACCGGAAATCCGAGCCTCCCGCCGAGACACTTTATGACAGCAGTGGGTCAGTGGACAGCCTGGGTCATGCCGTGATGGAGAAACTTGCCAGCGGCATGGAAATGCCCTTTGCCCCTGCCACGCCCCATGAGGCCACGGCCATGATGGATAGCCACATCAGCAGCAGTGATGCCGCCGAGCCGCTCAGCCAGGCCAGCCAGCCCAGCAGCGAGGTCAAGGCTGAAAATAACATTGAGATTGTGAGCGAGTCCCAGGCGGCCAAGGTGATCGTCTCGGTGGAAGACGCCGTGCCTACCATCTTCTGTGGCAAGATCAAAGGCCTCTCGGGCGTGTCCACCAAGAACTTCTCCTTCAAAAGAGAAGACTCCGTGCTTCAGGGCTATGACATCAACAGCCAAGGAGAAGATGCCATGGGAAACATGGAGTCCCTTAGGAAACCTGTCAAACACCGGAGCATAAAGTTAAAGAAAGTGACCTCCCAGGAAATACACATGCTCCCAATCAAAAAACAACGGCTTGCCACCTTTTTTCCAAGAAAGTAa